From a single Pseudomonas serboccidentalis genomic region:
- the queC gene encoding 7-cyano-7-deazaguanine synthase QueC → MTEQLNTDEKRAVILLSGGLDSATVVAMARAEGYACYTMSFDYGQRSHAELHAAARVARDLGVVEHKVIGLNLNGMGGSALTDTSIDIPEELGEGIPVTYVPARNTVFLSLALGWAEVLGARDIFIGVNAVDYSGYPDCRPEFIESFERMANLATKAGVEGNGFRIQAPLQNLSKAQIVQAGVKLGVDYGLTVSCYQADDDGRACGKCDSCRLRAEGFAAAGVSDPTPYF, encoded by the coding sequence ATGACTGAACAACTGAACACTGACGAAAAACGTGCGGTAATACTGCTGTCGGGTGGCCTGGACTCGGCCACCGTGGTGGCAATGGCTCGCGCTGAAGGCTACGCCTGCTACACCATGAGTTTCGATTACGGTCAGCGCTCCCACGCTGAGCTGCACGCTGCTGCTCGCGTTGCCCGCGACCTGGGTGTGGTCGAGCACAAGGTCATTGGCCTGAACCTGAACGGCATGGGCGGTTCGGCCCTGACCGACACCAGCATCGATATCCCGGAAGAGTTGGGTGAGGGCATTCCGGTGACTTACGTGCCGGCGCGCAACACTGTGTTCCTGTCGCTGGCATTGGGCTGGGCGGAAGTGCTCGGCGCCCGTGACATCTTCATTGGCGTCAACGCGGTGGATTATTCCGGCTACCCGGATTGCCGTCCGGAGTTCATCGAGTCGTTCGAGCGCATGGCTAACCTTGCGACCAAGGCGGGCGTGGAGGGCAATGGTTTCCGCATCCAGGCGCCGCTGCAGAACCTGAGCAAGGCGCAGATCGTCCAGGCCGGTGTGAAGCTCGGCGTGGATTACGGCCTGACCGTTTCCTGCTATCAGGCCGACGATGACGGCCGTGCCTGCGGCAAATGCGACAGCTGCCGCCTGCGTGCAGAGGGCTTTGCGGCGGCCGGTGTGAGCGATCCAACACCTTATTTTTGA
- the queE gene encoding 7-carboxy-7-deazaguanine synthase QueE, protein MQDTLRITEVFYSLQGETRTAGLPTVFVRLTGCPLRCQYCDSAYAFTGGTIRTLDDILEQVAGFRPRYVCVTGGEPLAQPNAIPLLKRLCDAGYEVSLETSGALDVSAVDPRVSRVVDLKTPGSKEAHRNRYENIELLTSNDQVKFVICSREDYDWAVSKLIQYGLDRRAGEVLFSPSHHDLNARDLADWVVADNLPVRLQLQLHKYLWNDEPGR, encoded by the coding sequence ATGCAAGACACATTGAGAATCACCGAAGTTTTCTACTCGTTGCAGGGGGAAACGCGGACTGCCGGGCTGCCCACGGTTTTTGTGCGCCTGACCGGTTGCCCATTGCGTTGCCAATACTGCGACAGCGCCTATGCGTTCACCGGCGGTACGATCCGCACCCTCGATGACATCCTTGAGCAAGTGGCCGGGTTCCGCCCGCGCTACGTGTGTGTCACTGGTGGTGAGCCACTGGCGCAGCCCAATGCCATTCCTTTGCTCAAGCGGTTGTGTGATGCCGGTTACGAGGTCTCGCTGGAAACCAGCGGTGCCCTCGACGTTTCGGCCGTCGATCCACGCGTCAGCCGCGTTGTCGACCTGAAGACGCCGGGCTCGAAAGAAGCCCACCGCAACCGTTACGAGAATATCGAACTGCTGACTTCCAACGATCAGGTGAAATTTGTCATCTGCTCGCGGGAAGACTATGACTGGGCGGTTTCCAAACTGATCCAGTACGGGCTCGACCGGCGTGCCGGCGAAGTCCTGTTTTCTCCAAGTCACCATGACCTCAACGCAAGGGATCTGGCGGACTGGGTGGTGGCGGATAACCTGCCAGTGCGGCTGCAACTGCAACTGCATAAATATCTATGGAATGATGAGCCGGGGCGCTGA
- the ybgF gene encoding tol-pal system protein YbgF, whose translation MRTCRRAVTVLALSLAPLAAWAAVPVVDDNSGYNNSGSSYPPAGYGTNGAYAGGAASAPASAQGMLFNQLQQMQDQISRQQGVIEELQNQVARMKQESLERYQDLDRRIGSGAAPAATPENSSAGGDASAAAGAAAGAGAAAAQAPAASSEPGDPAKEKLYYDAAFDLIKAKDFDKASQAFSAFLRKYPNSQYAGNAQYWLGEVNLAKGDLQGAGQAFAKVSQLYPKHAKVPDSLYKLADVERRLGHTDKVKGILQQVVSQYPGTSAAQLAQRDLQRM comes from the coding sequence ATGCGAACGTGCCGTCGTGCTGTAACTGTTCTGGCTCTCAGTCTCGCGCCGCTTGCGGCGTGGGCTGCGGTTCCTGTGGTCGATGACAACTCCGGTTATAACAATAGCGGGAGCAGTTATCCGCCTGCAGGTTACGGTACGAACGGCGCCTATGCCGGGGGAGCGGCTTCGGCCCCTGCCTCGGCACAGGGCATGCTGTTCAACCAACTGCAACAGATGCAGGATCAGATATCGCGCCAGCAAGGTGTGATCGAAGAACTGCAGAATCAGGTTGCGCGCATGAAGCAAGAGTCTCTGGAGCGATACCAGGATCTTGATCGGCGCATAGGATCCGGTGCTGCACCTGCCGCGACTCCTGAGAATTCTTCTGCCGGTGGCGATGCAAGTGCTGCTGCCGGTGCTGCTGCGGGTGCCGGGGCTGCTGCCGCCCAAGCGCCTGCTGCGAGCAGCGAACCGGGTGATCCGGCCAAGGAAAAGCTGTATTACGATGCGGCTTTCGACCTGATCAAAGCCAAGGATTTCGACAAGGCCAGCCAGGCTTTCTCGGCATTCCTGCGCAAATACCCGAACAGCCAATACGCGGGCAACGCCCAGTACTGGTTGGGCGAAGTCAACCTGGCCAAAGGCGATCTGCAAGGTGCAGGTCAAGCGTTTGCCAAGGTTTCGCAGCTGTATCCCAAGCATGCCAAAGTGCCGGATTCGCTGTACAAGCTGGCTGACGTAGAGCGCCGCCTCGGTCACACCGACAAGGTCAAAGGCATTCTGCAACAGGTGGTTTCCCAATACCCGGGGACCTCTGCAGCTCAGTTGGCCCAGCGCGATCTGCAACGCATGTAA